AGTCAAATTAGGAAGTTTAATTTCTGtccaaaaatttattttaaaagagcTCGTATTTGAgaataagcaaatattgaattcaacGAAATCGCAAATTTTTCTTGCaattgaaaaaaagaaagaaaaacaccctTCTCAACAGGTTGCATTTTCAGGGAGATTCTGGATTTTGAAATCTAACCCACTGAGATCTAACTACTTTTTGTTTAAATTGTTAACAGGGTGTGGATATCAAGTcagtatttattgcccatccttaatTAGGCCCACAAACTCTGTAGCTTTTTTTTGAATAATTCACAGCCTGCCAAATTGGGTCTTACTGTATGGAAAGGGTGACAGAGAATGAAGCACACATTcgtggaaggtggggagggagaggattATCGGGACGGAAAAGGTGTTGGGAGGattcggggagggggggaggtgggtgtggaggggtggatatcagggaggtcagggaaGGGGTTTGCGTGTGGAGTCGATAGAAGGAAGCAGAAGGCTTATTTTCTAGCAGCCATCCCTGCACAAGACCCACCTTCATCTAAAACTGATTGTGGCTGTGATAAAAGTCCCTGCCAGCACTTGCAGAGCAGAGCACAAGGGGAGGTTCACATTTTCTGGCAGCCAGTTAACTGGGAGGAGATTTAAGAGGTGGGACTGTCCACCTTTTCTTCCTCTTGCTATAAAAGCAGGTGCAAGTAGCTGATGGTTGAGGGAGCAGGGGGGTTCCCAACGAGATAACAGTGAGGTTGTGGGCTAGGCCAACAACTTGCACTAAAGCCTTCAGCGGGTTCAGCTTCACTTGAGTTGAGAACTTGAGTTGAGTGGCAGTCATGAGTTTCAGGCCATTCAGTAGCCAGTCTCTAATGCTTTCCTCGGGGAGTGTGAGGAAACCATTTCTATCTGGTGGTGGTGCTTCCTACGGTGGTTTCACGAGCACGAGCTCGATGGGGATGAGGGGAAGAAGtatggggatggggaaggggttggGGCTCTCATCTGGGTTTGCTGGAGGCTTCAGTGCAAGTGGGATTTCTGGAGGAACAAGCTCTTCCTCGGTTGGGATAGGCGGAGGTCTTTCTGGCAATGAGAAGGAGGCCATGATTGACCAGAATAGAAGGCTGGAACTTTATCTAGAGAAGGTAAAGATCCTGGAAAAATCTAACACAGATATGGAACTCAAGTTGAAAGAATTCCAAGTCGGCACAGCCTTAGCCACAGTCGATTATGCTTCTTATGACGAAATAATCAAGCCCCTTAGAGAGCAGGTAAGAGGTAGGTTTTTTGTAAGAAACTCATTATTTGTGTGTTATTTCCTTCTGGTGATGCTTAACCCTTTGTTGCTTTTTGTTTCCAGTGGGAGCAACGCATTCTAGCTCTAATTTAGTTTCCTTGCAAATGGTCTTTAGAATTCTCAGCTGATGGTTTTAATGtatagttttaaaaaatattaataatgGTCGAAAATTTATGTAAGTGGTTTAGAACTATAATGGTGCAGAAGGGGCTTGTGTGCTCTTATATCAGGAGGAAGTGGAATTTATATGCCCAgacctcagatttcagatttattgtctgagtacatccACAACATCTCAtccaaccctaagattccttttttccccagcgggcgcggcagaattaccactaatgggtCATGCAAAGAAATAGGCTGTACCCAGCACAAACACATAAGCCAACAAAGAACTGTGACCAGTTAATGAAggtgaacaaactgtgcaatacagtgaaaatcaatcaagtgcacaagtaagagttctgagataagcctctgattgagtttgtcgtggaggagtctgatggtggagggggagccgctgttcccgaacctggtgagTTTTtgtaacctctttcctgatggcagcagccagaacagagcgtgcgctgggtggtgagggtgctTGGTGATCGCTGCTGCAGCGTCGTCTgtggatgtactcaatagtggggagggttttgctgtgatgtcctgggttgtgtccactcccttttgcagggctttttgctcTGATGTTCCCCAGACCAgagcatgatgcagccggtcagcacactttccgccacacctctgtagaaatttgccagggcttctgttgtcataccaaatctctgcaaactcctgaggaagtagaggcgctgatgtgctttcttcatgatgtgttgagtccaggaaagatcctggagaacttaaatttgcacaccctctccatctctgatcccccaataataaTTGAATTGTATaacttctggctttcctttcccgaagtcaacaatcacctccttagttttggtgacattgagtgcgaggttgttgttgatgcaccattcagccaagttttcattcattatcctgtatgctgattcatccccttcctttaaacCATGACCaattatagatggtgttattgttgtaccgagctacacagttgtagtgtaaagtgagcagagcaggtactgatggagattgtggaggagaaattcttaccaatcttcattgattgtggtctggaagagaagaaatccatgatccaattagctgtggggtgttaactcccaggtcttggagtttgctgatcagttttgagggattgatggtgttaaatgctgaactgtagttgatgaagagcatcctgatgtatctatacatccttgctgtccaggtgccccagagctttgtgtagatgTTTCTACAATAGTACCTCAGCACGGGATAGTAGCTGAGATTCTGCCTCACTTGAAAGTGCTCACAATCTGGCAAATAAGCTTCAAGCCTTAATCTACAAGCTCTTGCACTTGGACATGTTTGTTTATAAGGaatataaattataaaaattTCTACTTACCACAGAGGATTAACTGAGCACTTTCTAAGCAGATCAGACCAAGAAGCAAAGTGGATGGCAAAATTCAGGAGAAAGGTTTTTTTAACCTAAAAATCTGTGTGACCACACTGCACCACACCGCACTGCACCACACCACACCACACTGTACTGCACCACACCACTCCTcaccacaccacaccacaccGCACTGCACCGCACCACACCACACCGCACCGCACCGcaccacaccacaccacaccGCACCACACCACACCGCACTGCGCCACACCGCACCGCATCACACCACACCACATCACACCGCACTGCACCACACCACACCACAATGCTTTGCACCTCACCGCTCCACACcacactgcaccacaccacaCTGCCCCACACCACACCGcaccacaccacaccacaccacacTGCACTGCATTGCACCATACCACACCCCACCACACCGCacttcgctgcacagcaccacaCCACACCGCACTGCACTGCACCACACCACACCACATGACACTGCACTGCTCCGCATcacaccacaccacaccacaccacaccacaccacaATGGACAACACCACACCGCACTGCAGCACACCACACTCCAACCTTACAGTCAAGCATAGAGACTCATGGAGGGGGATCAGTACTGAAGAATTAACTCATGGTGCTTCTGCCTTCAGATTTTGCAGCTTCACCTTGGAAATGCTCGCCTGGCTCTGGACCTTGACAATTCATCGTTGGCCGCAAAAGATTTCCAAGCTAAGTATGTGACCTGTTCCTTGCCTTGGGCAGTGATACATCCTCTTTCTAAAGTACAAATCTTTCCCAAAAAAAAGTAAATGTGGTTCAAGgtgccttttattgtcacataataattaaTACATTTAAAACATGATCTATTATCAACTTCTGCCGGCCataagagtcaccatgagcactgCCCAGACCCACTAACAGCAGGAGAtcaagaagcaaaagggagtcccttcagggactctgagtgtccgtggatccacctccagtgctcccacagcctctgcacccTCACAAGCTCCGGTTCACATCATCGGCAGCccaagatccagatccaaacttctgatacATCCGGAAGCCCTTCAGGAGCCCCTCTTGCCCTCAGTCCCAGCTCCAACACATGGTTTACAGGGTCAGTGCTGCGCCCCTCCCCACGCATTCGCAGCCATCGCTCACCGTGAAAGCTGCCCCCACCCTAGCGTGCATAAAGCATCACTGGCATTCAGGTTGACACATGCCAGCAATTCCGCCCACGCCCACTGCCGCGCTTCAAGCCGCACTAGCGCACACTAGTGACCCTCCACGTAATTAAAGCAGCACTTTCAGCTGCTACGTCAGAGGGACAGATGGAGGAGGTTTGCGTCCGTGTGGTGGGTAGGTAGGCCACCagcacccctccacccccacccaccactgaGTGTGTGCGACTGTCAGACTGTGCGCCCCCCCAGGTTACTCTAACGCCCCCTCTAACACTCACTCTGGTGCCGGCACTGAGCGATCCAagccctgtgtgggtcctttgccAACAAGCCTGTGTAAGTATGGCTGTTGATAACCGAGGCATAATGCGTTCCTAGTTCTTATTCAGTGTGGGCAAAGGCACCTTCTGATAACGATTATGCAGATTAAAGCATGCATACTTAATTTGCTGTTTaatattgtactgacaataaccacaccagcagtgcaagtataagacagctttattacactaatatgtacactaagggatcttgtctctctgcaagacgaacctggaagacgAGACTGtaactctggactgctttatatacaaggtcacctcgctgacccctggtgacctagtggtgtaattacatctcaccacaaATGTGTGTCTGTAATGCTGCCTCTTGTAAAATAATGATGCAGCCTTCTGTTTGAACTGAATGGACTGACACACTGCAGTTACCATCTAGATGATGGGTAgaatagcaggtcaggcagtgtctatggGAAGAGGAAAGGTGATAATATTTCAGGTCTGAGATCTTGCTTAGAACTAGGAATAGGATGAAGAGTAAAatgggaaagtctgcagacgccgtgaCTAAAGTAAAGATaggatgctggagaaacccagcaggtcagtgtccttagCAAAGATCCATAACTAATgtagcccttcatcaatgtaggcaggcacccgaatgaaatggtggtgggagggggggggagagggggtgtgttCAGGGGAGGAGAgcagacccacaggcaggaggtaataggtggataagggaggaagggtacactggcaaacagggggaggggaggatatggttctgtgaatggagagggaaggggatggagagctggagggaatggggaagagagggagttcggggagtaggctagcaggtACCGGAGAGGTTGGTTAATGTACCAATGGAGTGAGAGgcaaagaacgctgtttcatcgggttgtgcttgtgcaaccagatggcaataaacttgactgaggggagaaatttaaaagaataagagTGGGGGCAGGTTTTTCACCAAGAGGGTAGAGGTTATATGGAATAAGGATATAGTAGAATCAGAAAAAATTCTATCCAGACAcaaagtctccagacactgtgattgaagttaaaacacaacgctggggaaattcagcaggtcaaacagtgcactccaaatagcaaagataaagatgcagaagcaAGGTTTCgggtataaagcaaagataaatgtCACTGCAAAACTGTTCATTcaaagagcaacacctaatattccgtctgggtactctccaaccgggatggcattctccagtttctgctagcccactcctcattctccctcatccctctgtctcctttcctccagctctccaccccgcACAGACCGGAAGGATCAAATGGCCcgtttttctgtgctgtgatgttctatggttctatgaccgCACTCCAAAACAGTGATAAATAATGGTGGGGTTGACACTGCCATAAAATAGTTATCATGTGCTTCACGATTAGCGGAGCAGGGCAGAAGAGTAAGCAGAAcacggtggcacggttagcgtaacaGTTAGTTCAACGCTGGTACAGCGGCCGCGACCGGGGTTCGGATCCGCTGCTGTATGGAATTTGGGACGTTcaacccgtgtctgcgtgggtttcctccggaggctccggtttccttccagccTTTGAAaagaaaacataccaggggttgtaggtcaattgggtgtatttggtggGCCAGAAGGGGTTGTtactgttaaatttaaatttaatttaaaaaaaaataaaataaatggatgCTTTATTGACTGGAGTCTCAACTGATACTGAACTCCAATACCCACCTCTCTTTATACAGATTTTTGTCATCCTGAGTCTTTGTTTTTACGTTGACAATTCTTGATTTCATTCATCTTCACATTAGATATGAAAATGAGTTTTGTACCCGACAATCGGTGGAAGCTGATATCGCTGATCTCAAGGGGATGAAGGAGGAATATATCCATAATTGTAAGGAGTTGGAAGGTGACATAAATGCGGCTAAAGAAGAGTTGGTGTATCTGAGGAAGAATCACGAGGAGGTAGGTCTGCCACTCCGCTGTCTCTTTCTGCAGGGACGGACGTGCAGGCAAAATTCTGAAACTTCCATTCGATGCAAGTTAGTGTAGCGGACGATTGCAGCGAACTGGGTAcggatctggcactgtctgtaaattgGGAAGCACCTTCTTCCTGTAATCTACGTGCATTGCCTTCGGGTAcgcccatttcctcccacctttcaaaacgtacggggtttgtaggttaattgggctattTGGACAGAACGAGCTTGTAGGCCGCTTAAAATGTCTAAATGCATTTATTggcaaaacttttttaaaattattttattgaagaATAAGAGTTTGAGGACAGTTTATATAATCTGTCCTAATTGTTCTTGAAAATCTTGTCCACTTCAAATTATCATCAATTTGTTATCTGGAGATTGTTTGGTTTAATCCCAAGTTCAGAAGCCGAACTCATGTTTTTAATCAATTCAACTGcaggtggggggttggtgggggtgcGGGTTGTTGGGGGTGggcagagcctcaagattcaggggagtagatgtaggatggagatgaggaggaatgccttttcccagagggtggtgaatctgtggaattcacttcccattgaagcagtggaggcgacctcagtaaatgtatttaagataaggttggatagatatttACATAGTAggaaaattaagggatatggggcaggtaggtggagatgagccaatcagccatgatctcattgaatagtggagcagactcgacTGGACTAACCCATTCCCTGAgtgtagagcgcgttgaaagaaccaaaggcttgttgatccaaaccaaggcttttattaactagaagactggagcatatcacatgtagatcaaccagtccagaatgacctggtctggctaggagcaaccctttaagacctgccagtagacgtggctatgctctcagccaatcacaatcatcctacactacaatctttacatatacacattggtgatagaatctgtactatcacaccaagcagtctggattttcggaCCTACTTTATAGCTAGACATAGGGATTTACAGAGATTAAAGAAGACAGTATCATGCAGGTTTCAGTTTAATTTGGGTATCGTGTCTGGAGCAGAATTTGTAGGCCAAAGGACGTGTTCCTCTGCAGTTCTCTTCTATGTTCTGTCAGTGACCTGAAGGTGTCGATGGATCTGAGTAGAGGGTGATAAAGGCTTATTAATGTTTgctctgttctttttttttgcaggaacTGGTTCAGTTGAGGCAGCAGGTGACTGGGACCGTCACAGTGTCTGTGGAATCCGCTTCAAATTTCGACCTAACTAAGGAGCTGGCAGAACTGCGAGAGAACTATGTAAACATATGCAAGAAGAATCAAGATGATATGAACACCTGGTACACATCTCAGGTGAGCTCGAACTTTTAATAATTCTGTTCACCCCGAGATCTGAATGATTGGCATGTGCCAGCCAACCAGAAGATTAAAGTAAACTGCAAATATAATTAATGTTATTAAAGGAACCACATATACTCATGGAATCATCAGATTTTTTGGACCACAttttagagggaggggtatggAGTTTTATAGGAGTAAAACTTTTAAGCTTGTGATGTACTTGGATTGTTCAAGGTATCGGGAAGTCGGATAGCAGGTGGCGAATCTGCAGCGGGGcgtcagatgggtgggcagtcggGGCGCGGATCCGCGGTtaggagttcagatgggcaggcagtcagggggctggtggagaggggagggagttgacTTTTATGTGGATTATACAATTTTTGGGCCAAAGTGGGGAGGGGGCCTGACTATTACGCGGTATTGACAATTTGTCAATTCGTACAATGCGGTGTGAAACTCCTGGGGACAAATATTTCATTGCAATATCTTGGAGGTTTGATTAAATCAAATCATTGCCATTGCCAACTGAGGGAGATCATTCAAGGTCTTGCCAAAGGGAAAGAGAAATGATTTGGTTAATCACCGGTTCTTCAAAAACAAACCGAAAAAAGAATAACATGATTGTTAACGTCCTGCAGTGGAGCGCAGACTTCTTAACAGGAATGCTGAAATTCCTGAGACCTTGCTTCAACTTGCCACATAAATCAAAGGTCTGGCAGGTAGATTCGGAGTTGATAGGAAAACATGAGGTAAAGTCCTCGCCAGTGGGAACATTGATAtaaaacattacagtacaggccctttagccctcaatgttgtgctgacctacatattcctaTCAAAACAAAatgctaaacccttcctacctcataaccctctatttttctttcactcacgtcttataaatgcccctaatgtttcatcctccatcaccctccacggcaaggcattccaggcattgaCAACTCTCCGTGTAAAAAGAACTtatccctaatgtctcccctaaactttcctcccttcactctggtgtttgctgcacCCACCCTTGAAAAAGGCTCTACTTTATTTAAGcgtctcagaatcttgtcgacctttaTTAAGTgatttctcatccttcttcactccaaagagaaaagttctagctcagctaacctttcctttaagaATCCAGCACACATTTAGTTGGCTTGCAAAACTTTCTGCTGCTTCCAAGTGCTGCCAAGCTGATATATAGCAAAAAGTAAGGGTGATTTGGATTTATATCGAATCTAAACAAAGGACACTGGGCTtccccagcattttatgtttttacttcaaccacggtgtctacagaatattgtgatttgctcAGTGGAAGTAATTAAACAAAAGGCCTTCAAGATGCTGATATTTCAACAATTTTGGAAGTATGGTTAAAAATCATCCATTATTCAGAATTCGACCAAttggcagcctcaaacaaccagcaaataaAAATTGTGGAAAACAAAGAGGTAAAAATGACAAAGGTTTAATAtttgcacccccctcccccaccggcggtcagtttgccaatccacgcAGCACGCAGTCTCAagaaaccggaaaattcacttctccTGCATCTATCAATCCCTATACGCGCTGgacaccaggagttttactgtatagcAGAAAATAAGGGTGAAATTTGGACTTCATTGAATCAAAATCGGGTGGTTTTATGACTTCATAAAACAAAATTGAGAAATGCCTTCTTAAAACTCCACATTACCTAGTTAAACATCTATGCTGTATGCTAATCACGTTGAATGGAAGTACCTAAACATGTACAGAATTTTCAGTCGTCCCATTTTTAACTGGTGTTTACCAAAGGTCTGGATTTGTAAGGGCTTTGTCACTTCAGTGCAACTTTCCCTTTCATTCAAGGTTGAAGCACAAGCGGTTCAGACCATTCAGGTCAACAAGGCTACAGAGGATGCAAAGGTGGAGCTTTCAGAACTACGCCATAGATACCAAGCTCTCGACACCGAGTACAATTCCCTGTTGAGTGCGGTAAGTACAACAGAAATCTTATTCCGTTTGTCTGAAGATAcactccctttgtttaaaaaatatttttattgagtttaacatctaAATCCTACATCGGTCTAATATAACAATCAACAGGTAaagggttccattattgtcacataatactatatttagaatgtaacacacacgaaattctttaactttgtctactgtaaggaagacagcgagtcgccactttgtccagcgcccctcacagaaatgcgGCCCCAGCGAGGGATGAACTTGtgatccctggtttacaagaccactgagctatcagagcctcatcATGtatatatcacaaattaaatataagtgtaaatcaaaaacctatccatatttgtttattcgacaatatttgttaaaaatattaaattctatCAATATGGTAATTAATTGTCTATCTCTTTTTCATAAGATATTCCAAAatagttctggatagaaaataaataaggctaaattaaacaatcccttgATCGAAACAAAGGATCTGTCTTATTTAATTATATGATctatgtcagtggttctcaacctttttccttccactcacatatcactttaagtattccctctgccttaagtgctttgtggttagtaagagattacacaagatggtatgtggatggaaagaaaaagtctgaaaaccactgttattaatcgtacctcattgactcgttttgtggtacaatttcagaactccaaaggaaatgggccaatgaccatttttctcaagcaaaatatttcagtaacaattgggtcaagagctgtggttctcaaccttcccttcccactcacctcccaccttaagctatctcttactaatcacagggcaccgatggcatagggattacttaaagtgggaggtgagtgggaagaaaaagattgagaaccattggattgatcttaaaaaaaagatgaaaagaaaacctaaaactaaatctaatcgaaCCCCTCCCTCTGATCAAATTgtgaagatatggatcaaatagtgacCTTCAGACACTAGACAGAGAATCTCTGGAACATCCAGATTTCTTAAATTGTCCAATTATGATAgtaatctatgaatgggccccacatcttctcAAATGAAAATTTCTATCTTCAATATTCTATGTAATTTTATCCAAACTTAAATAGGATATAACATCCTGTAACGACTGGGTATgtgtaggtgaagagtcatctttccatttcactaAAATTGCTCAActggctatcaacatgataaAAGCTAACTGTTATTTCTCCTGTTATTTCTCTGTATCTCCGCAAACCCTCCTTTGATTGTTTTGGCAAGCGCCTACTCTAATGGGTAATCTCCCTAACAGCACATTTTTAGGATGTGGGGAGGAGACCAGGTCACCCAGCAGAAGACCatatgggaggggggggaggggtagtgtAGAGCACCAGAGATCGACACTAGCCCTGAAGCTAAAGGACAGCAGTTGCCTTTATGGCCTCAGGAGCCAATTAGAACAATGAATTCCTGACCAGCAGGTTTTAAAATTCTCAACTTTATTCTCATTTCTCTGTGTTATAGACTGCATCTGAAATTTGATTTGAAGAGGGGGCTGAATTTTGTAAGCAGGAGATGTTGTCTGTATTTGGAAAATAAAGCACACAATATAAGCAGCACatacataacatataacaattacagtacggaaacaggccatctcggcccctctagtccacaccaatttaagtgaactccactagtcctaccgacctgctccctgtccataaccctccaatcccctcccatccatgcactcatccaatcttctcttaaattacaaaattgatctTGCTGCAAACacttcttctggaaggtcattccactcggccaccactctctgagtgaagaaccttTCACTCATGTTACTTCctaacttttgccccctaacccttaacttatgacccctcattccaatctcacctaccctcaaggggaagagcctattcacatctactctgtctatcccccttataattttaaatccccccatcaaccttctacgctccaatgaatgaagacccagtctactcaatctttctccgtattctagatcctgcaatccaggcaacattttaataaatcttctctgcatcctctctaccttattgatatccttcctataatgtggggaccagaactgcacacaatattctaaatttggcctcaccaatgccttgaacagtctcaacatcacctcttagctcctatattctatgctttgacttatgaaggccagcataccaaaagccttcttcatcaccctatctacattacagcgccagtgacccgggttcaaacctctctgttaggagtttgcatgttctccccgagtctgcaagGGTTTCTTCAGGCTACTCCAGTTTATTCCCGCCCTTAAAAATGTATGgggatggtaggttaattgggtgcatttgggcaccatgggcttgtggacttgaatggcctgttatgttaaaattttgtaaaaaaaaattaaaaataaggacAAGCTTCAGAAAgtgagttaaaaaaaatgg
This genomic window from Narcine bancroftii isolate sNarBan1 chromosome 3, sNarBan1.hap1, whole genome shotgun sequence contains:
- the LOC138758439 gene encoding keratin, type I cytoskeletal 50 kDa-like, translating into MSFRPFSSQSLMLSSGSVRKPFLSGGGASYGGFTSTSSMGMRGRSMGMGKGLGLSSGFAGGFSASGISGGTSSSSVGIGGGLSGNEKEAMIDQNRRLELYLEKVKILEKSNTDMELKLKEFQVGTALATVDYASYDEIIKPLREQILQLHLGNARLALDLDNSSLAAKDFQAKYENEFCTRQSVEADIADLKGMKEEYIHNCKELEGDINAAKEELVYLRKNHEEELVQLRQQVTGTVTVSVESASNFDLTKELAELRENYVNICKKNQDDMNTWYTSQVEAQAVQTIQVNKATEDAKVELSELRHRYQALDTEYNSLLSANMSLERNLQDINDSFLQQQEQLMMRISCLEMELSNLRNDIIQKTKEYTALLNIKMQLENEIAKYRKLLQSSESISTTSTGGQESSGTTTTIKTIETTKRVY